A region of the Vigna unguiculata cultivar IT97K-499-35 chromosome 9, ASM411807v1, whole genome shotgun sequence genome:
GTTCAATAGTATTTGAAGAATATAGAATGATCATCCTTTAGTATTTTCTGAAACATGTCTGTTTCAGGCATTGACAACGACATTAGATTTCTTTCTGACATTTGTGGTGGGGTGTACAAACTCAATGCCTCTTCTCAGTGAAGGGGATTTCTAATTTGTGTTCGTGATCTGGAAGTGAtctcatatttttaattgttcCATGATCATTACAATTCACTTTTTGTCTGTGGACcttgtttataataaaaaatgtattgaaCAAATAATGATTTGATCTTCCAGGTGATACATGTTGCAAAATCAGATTCTCGACTTGCAAACAATGATCTTCCTCTTGACATACAGAGGTTGAGATGCCGTGCAATGTATCAGGCGCTTCGATTTTCTCCTCCAATAGAGAATTTAGGAAAGGTTTGGCTTCTTTTTAGTGGAGTAGTTAGCATCCTAAACATTTTGCAAAAACATTATGTGTACGTCATGTTGCATTTAGTAACTGATGAAATGATTATGTAATCACTGATTCAATCTccgtttttgattttttttttctttattaaaacaAGCAATTCAGAGAGAACGTAGAAAAGAATGCATTTGAAAGGATacaaattgaaatgaaatgagtttttctttaatttgtgCCTAAATATCTGAAATTTTGAAGGCAAAATGGGCGGACTTTAAAATGTGAAGGAAAGACAGCATTCTTCGGTCTATTATTggtttcatatttataaaaaatattacaaatctGGTGCGTAACAGTGGACAAAgggaaattttttattttagtggaTTTGCTGGCAGAGAGAGAATCATGactaattaaatattgttagtTTAGGATAGGGCTGGCTGATATAGCGGTCTCATCAGTAGACAGTTTTAGTAATATAGTATTAGAAGTATTGGaatataaaattgaagtttTTAAGTATTTTGAATGTCAATTAGTTGTTAGGTTAAACAATTTGACGATTGAAGTCCAGTATTTTTGTAAATCATGCTAGAAAATGATGCATATGGTCCCAGGTTTGAGATGTCCTTTTCACTTTTGATGCATTTAAGATGTCTACATGGGGCTTCCTGTTAAATTAGGTTCTGAGCATACATGACGGTTACAAAACAGAGGTTGGTGGATCGGCTGAGATCACAAGGAGGAAGATATATTGCTCTCCATCTGAGATATGAGAAAGATATGCTGTCTTTTACCGGTTGCTCTTATGGTCTGACAGATGCAGAATCTGAAGAGCTTAGAATTTTGAGGTAGAGAGAATAGTTACTATGTATCAGCTGCTTTGtgttgagaaaaaaatgtatttttttttgtataaccCTAGAATAAGTAATCATTGtactaattcttttaaaaaactgTTTCAATTTTTCTAGGGAGAATACAAATTACTGGAAAGTAAAAGAGATAAATTCTACAGAACAGAGAATTGGAGGATTTTGTCCACTTACTCCAAAGGAGGTGGGCATTTTTCTTCACGCTCTTGGATACCCACCATCCACACCAATATACATAGCAGCTGGAGAGATCTATGGTGGTAACACTCATCTTTCGGAGCTCTCATCCCGCTTCCCTAATCTAATCTTTAAGGTTTGTAAGTCATTGTTTTTCTGTGTTAACAAGTAATCCAACACCACATAATGTGCGAGTGAGGTGTAATGATGCCTTGGTTAATTTGTGGTTAATGGTACCAGGAATCCCTTGCAACTCCTGAAGAGCTGAAAGATTTCACTAATCATGCTTCCCAAACTGCTGCACTTGATTACATAATATGTGTAGAGAGTGATGTATTTGTTCCGTCATATTCGGGAAATATGGCAAGAGCAGTGGAGGGACACCGTAGATTCTTAGGTCACCGCAAGACAATCAATCCAGACAGGTAATGAATCCATGGAACTATAATTATGTGGCCTGTTGATACATTTCAACCACCTGTAGGTGTccattcttgtttttctttcttttttctgctATTTACATCTGTTTGCATTGGATGAGTGGAGATACTAGACAAAATGGAATTGGGAATGGGTGCAATGCAGAGAACGCTGGATAgtatttgttgtaaaaaaaattacatgtgtAAGAAAACCCATTGAAGCTACACTAAATGTAGTAGATCAGAGAGGGGGTATCCCATTTGGTTTAGACAACCAAGAAAATTATAAGGAAAACCATCAACAAGATTTAGATGTTAGTTAGTAGCATATAGAATGATTCATCATAGAATATTATGGCATCATTTGATTGAGGTGGCTAGTCCCTTAGTGAGAAAAGGCTTGGTCATTGTTATTGTCTCTGTTTGTTTCTTACACTGTCATTTGATGCATGTTAGTTTGTATCAGGCTAGTGCGATGCATGTGCACCATGCTTAACGATGATGTTTGTTGTGCCATCGAAGTTTTAATGATCTAATATCTCATTCTGGATTTCACTTATGTAGAAAAATACTTGAATTTATACTTTTCTATTTGTCATTTTTACCCCTTCCTATTTTCTTGTTCATTTGATCTTCAGGAAAGTTCTGGTTGGAATTTTTGATATGGTGGAAACTGGAGTGCTTGAAGAAGGAACGGAACTGTCGCAAATGGTTCAGCGGATGCACAAGAACAGGTATCATTCTTGCATACCATTCTTTAGATTCCTCTCCATTTGGCGCCTCTATGACCTTATTATCCACTTACCAAGATAACATGATGATTAGAAGTTAAAATTGGTTACAGActgcatttttcttttatttttgaagtatATTTCCTTTTGTCCTTTTAATATCTAATTATTCTTACTTCCTCTAACATGCTTTACTAGTTCTTTCCCTTGCAACCTTAGTTGATTTCATTTTCtctgtaataaaaataaaagaatttatatattttgcaaTGTTATACACGTAGGCAAGGAGCTCCAAGGAAAAGGCATGGTTCTCCACCAGGAGTCAAAGGCCGTGCACGATTTAAGACTGAAGAGTCCTTTTATGAAAATCCATATCCTGAGTGTATATGTGGTTCTAAAAGCAAACTAGAAATAACATGACGATAAACCAAACTGCTGTTACCTTTTATTTTTGGAGAGACAGGTTAATCTGTAAATTtggttttgaaaaattgtaattctaattagaCATATCTGGTCGCTTGATTTGTCTGTGCCTTATCTATACCCTTGATCACGAACACATGATGTTGGCAACTTAGCCAACATTTATCTTTGTTTAGAAtctattaattttagaaatgaattaCTTCTTTGTAGTTGGAAGACGCATGTTTTATGCGaactaaatttatatacataGATATAGAATATATTGCCTTTGCTATGTACATTATGGACTCTAGTGCCCAAGGTGAGCCCTGGGAAAAGAGAGAGCAAGAACGGAACGAGATATGATATGAAAGTTGGGGTCAAAGTCTAATAAATCTAAAAACGTCAGAACCTATAAAAACATTGTGTTTTCAAAATATCTAAGAATACAGTCTCCCGTTCTCGTCTTTCATGAAAGATGAGAAATACTTAAATTTGAAAGATACTAATTTAAATGTTTCAAATCTATCTTTATTAGCTTTTATGATATTTGCTGAGTATTTTTAGCTAAATCTATGTCTTCCTTTATAATTTGAGTGTacttatatttgtaaaatattaattttatgtgtatagttttttttttttaactaaatgaGTGTTGTGATTCTATCGCTATTATTGACtactagcgtaacacaggcgctatcgcgcctgtgtgtataatttttaaaatatgcgtgatattatattaataagtgataatattataatgttattaaatttatatatatatatatatatattaaaattatatttattaaaaataaagtgaaatatattagaaCAAAAGactaaccattgataaataaagaaaaagagagaaatagaaacatatgattttataaacagtttgtaaaagtaacggtcaatttttaaaaatttaataaattattatatttaaaggggtaaaatcggtattttgaaaagtggacataAAAAGAGGAATACcctttattattttgaaaagtggacacaaaaagaggaatcccctttatatattattatagattaataaaatattattttatattaaaactcACGGTATATATTAGGCTGCGGCTACTGTTACTCTAAGTGGAATCATActcacaacataaaaaaaaaaacatatttttcttttcttcattcattGCCCTAATTTCACAACATGGAATGATATATAATGGGGAAGATTGAAGTACAAATTTAGCCGGTTGGGTCCTAAACATTCaacaaacatttttaataagaataaaaactttCCGATGTAAAACATTTCGATTATTAAAGATCGGCATTTCTCATTTCTATTCAACAACATATGAATAATTCCATGATTTTGACTAAGTGATTGTTGAACTTTTTCTCTCggatctataaaaaaaatggattgatGTTGGTCCAGTCCGACTCATTATTTAAGATAAATCTTAAACTGAGCGgatatttcctttttcttatatatgaaatatggGATTTTACTAagtccatttttaaaaaatatctaaccAAACCTTTTATACTTAGTTCAACAAAAGAAGGATGCCCTTTTTCGATAGAATCCAATATTTTGTCTTGACATTTTAGAGTTAACAATGATTCAAAAAGAATgtgattcaattattttaatattaaaatgttttagcataaataattttgttataaatgagttttaaaattttaaaacacattatttttcttttagaaactATTTCTCTAAAGTTCTGTGACTTCTCTCTAATAGTTCTTCCTCTTTGCTCGTTTGATTGAAGAATCGAGATCATAGGATGGATCCTCATGGCAAACTTTTCATCTTGAATCGATTAGTTTCTTCGTTCCTGTAAGTTAGTTTTTTACCCTTTTCTATCGATCCAATTTGTTTTGTCTATGCATCCTTCTTTTGGTTCTATGTGTTGTTTAAGTCATCAATATTGATTCTCTACTAATCAGTGGTTTTAATAATATGCCCTGATagtgtttgtgttgtttttagGTATAGATAAAGCATCTTGTAAGTTTGAAAATGGTTGATATTATTAGAGCAGGCTGAGTTGTCTCAATGTTGTGTGATTTTCGTCAAATTTGATGAATTGCATATTGTTGCTTTAAAACTTGAGGATGAAATTGTCTATTTTTGATAAATCTAGTCTGACGTATTTGTTGATATGTTCTTGTATGGTTTAGGCGACATCTATATGTTTTGAGTGTTGTGATTGCTTTTGGTTGTGAATGAGAATGTGAAGTCTAGAAATTGAGCAATTTGGTACAAATTCTATTGTATGTAAAACTATTTTTGACCCAAGGTACTAAAAGAGGAGTACCAAGTTGATCAATTAAATAGTTCTCAATTACTTAATCATAACATGAATTTTTTGGTTTGCTAATACGGTGCTATGCAGTAGTAGACTAGCGCTGAGCGTTAGCTTCGTACTATAGGTCTGAGAGCATTTTTGCTCTAGGATGTTGAGTGCCAGATTATGTCGCTGAGCGCCAATTTTTGTGAATGCTATGGTGTGGAGCGACAATAGGGTACTATTGAGCGCCAACTTCGTATTTCAAGTCTAGAAAATTTTAGCTATAGAGCATTGAACGCCACAAGTGTTGTTGGGACCGCTTTTTCCAAGAGGTCTTGCGTTGAGCACTGTAAGTGTCGTTGAGCGGTAGTTTCGTTGTTAGTTCTATATTCTCTTTAAGTGGTGCTTAGTGGTTTTGTTGATAGATATATCCATTTTCACGACTTTAatagttaatataatttatgtgtAAGTGTTGTTTAGGGAATGTTTGATAGGTTTGTTGATGAATATGCATGTGTATAATGATGCATGAGCATTATAAGTATTTGGTGTAACTCTAGGGATCTCGTGGGGAGATTTTATGGCGGCGTTTCTTTAGTGTAATGCATTGATGCATGGATTCAGTAAGGGGGGGGGGTATCCTGGACTTTAAGAACCTTTCACACTCGTGTACATTATAATcagttatgtggtgagagttGTAAGAGGTTCTAGTTATCGGGCTTGTTTGGCTTTAGGCACAAAGGGTATTAACCTTTTGTGTGGTAGGGTGATAACCCCTTTGGctatggctctgcagagcataAAGACCACCACAAGTGCATGCCTCTAGTGAATTTCGATGTCAAGGGATGAAAATTGAGTTTAGAGTCATCTGTTtgtgtgcatatatatatatatatatatattcattgtaTATATATCCATGCTTTaaatttgtgtatatatatgtatgtatatatatatatatatatatatatatatatattatgatttattgATGTTAGAGTGACTCTTTTACATATTAGCTCTTACACTTCTACTATGTTTCTGTTTtgcttgttttcttctttagcaATGATCACCTTTACTGTTGTGAGCAGATAAAGAAACATGAGTTAATCTATCTCATGAGGGATATGTGTTGCTTTCGTCTTATTGTTAggttatttttcatttgttccTAAAATCTTGAGAAAGACTATACATTTTCTTGTTGTACCATAGTTTCCTTGAAACAATATCTATGTATCTCATGTTGCTATGATTATACCTTGGGATAACTGTAATAAAAATTCTCTAGATTGTGGATTTcctattttgaatattattatgaaatgtcttattttattagttttatactactaaaatgagatgttacattaATGGTATGAGAGTAGTTCGTTCTTAGGATGACCTAAGGGTTGTGGGTTTGTCGTGTCTTGCAAGTTTAAGAGTTTAAGTTTAGATTGTAGAGATTGTTTATCAAATTGGATATATTAAGAACATATAATGTTTTGATAAAGTGATGATGGTGCATACTCATGACTATATCAgagataatttttctttcttaattctaaaggtttAAGGGTTTaaggaaagaagaaagatgAACAATAGGTAGATGagaaagtatttataaaaaagttatgttTGTTAAAGGTGAGATAGAACtacatatattttctttgttgaCAGATGGAACAAGATTGAACAAACCTTTTGGTGTCAAAGTATAAGCCAGGCGGAAAGAATGAGGCAGCTAAACGAGCGACTGTTGGTTTGGTCCCAAATTGATCATCGATGAAGGTTGAGTAGAACTTAGATAATAAGAGCATGTGAAGATCTGTATCATCGGGTTTGAATATTTGTCCTCGAAATATAACAACCcataaggattttttttttgcatggaATTTTGTTGTGTTGTCTTGGAAACCAAGTTTTGACCCTCTATTGTGGACGTATAAAATGGGCGGAGTGTGTTGAACAACTGTGGAACTAAAGAAGATATGGAGGCATGTAAAATCCCGtccggatattacggattttaaataagaaaaagaagcaTAATAATACCTAATTTATTTAAGTTCATTTTCCAAAAAtgcgagaaatttaaaactttaattcatcataaaataaactttaaaaccataattataAACTCTATTACAATTATCAAAGTCTAGTAATACAAAatgttacaatttatttaaaaacataaaactctgaaaactcttttcttttaaactagtcccgctccggctctacgcctcaccagatccacctgcaacatcattttCTCCCGTGTAttgcgtacacgatcatcgccaaacacaagcagataaggtgagctaacaattaaacatatatatatatatatatacatatatatatatatatgtatatatatatatatatatacatatatatatatatatatatatatatatatatatatatatatcaacacaagcacaccaaaggaattccatcctttgatttcatgtcacatggccaccaccatattacccgtgttctacgtcttctgatgagtacctaaagatgtcttgctgccacacctaccaaCCATAACTagtagagcacgtgcgggaaaccatgctatggaccacactccgtaacaccagatggagttcccaatacgaataacatttgtaacgtcccaagactaccaaactcgtcagctcaatactaaggagggcaatctaaccGGACCCATCTGTACGCGCCACAacacgcacactcacaccgataACACTCTTCTAcacgagtcacaactcaagagttcctcgtgttcatccgccatcctaagccacaactcaagagatgtcattccgagtcataactcaaggaatgccacgtgcttaacccctatcctgagccacaactcaagagatatGTTCTTAGCCACAACtaaaggaacaccagcaagccgacctttgaagtatcaccaaagccttgtataccacgcacatccaaaatAAGCAACACCATTTCTGCTGCAGCAATATCGCCTGGCGTTGCTCACAAGTCGCTAGGCGCTGCTCACGAGTCGCCAGACACTGCTCACGAGTCACCAGGCGCTTCACGCTTCCAAATCACCTGGCGGGGGACatgtaccgctaggcgccaagcgcctaTGATGCCCTTGTCTGCAAGTGTCGCTTGGCGGGACGATCTCTACCGCCAGGTGCCAGGCGTTCCAAGTTTTCTCTATTTGCATAGCAATCGCTTGGCGGGTTAACCACCACCGCCAGACGCTACACCAGTACATGTGCATTACTGATTTTGGCACAACAACTTTGTTGGTATCCTTAATTCAGGCATTACATATACAATAACTTTTACTAAGTTACTCCCAACTCATCAGTCATTCTTTATTCCCACACTCCTCAATTTGTTACCTAAAATTCCTATTTCCGCGTAAATCCACCAATCTTAAACTACCCCAATTAAATTCACTTAAGATCAACCTTGCTCATCCATGATGTGCCACAATCAACTCATAGTACTTTTAGCCTTAATCCTTAATATAAATTGGGTATGTCATTACACATTTATTCTTTGAAATCTCATGTCTCCTTATTCCACACTTAGACGCAATAATTATTCTCTAGTCTACTTAGGCACCCAATCACAATGCCTAATTCCCTTTCTTTCCTACAACTAACCTCCATCATAATTCTAGTTGAGGAACTAACTGCAAGGTTCTAAGAATTCCAATTCCTCCAATCCAAATGTACCCTCAAATTAATTCATACTAAGCCTCTAGATAACTTCCCAAAATCCTATTTCCAAAACTACATGACGTCAAAAATACCCAAACCCAGCACTATGCCTCACAGCCACGCAAACTACCCACTTTgcactggcgcctggcggccaccacggtgccgctaggcggtgtATAGAAACTTGGTTACAACCCAGAAATTTCTGCACCTACGAAGTCTCCAACTCACAAACATGCTTCCCACTTCATCTTCCCAGTTTCACAAGCAAATTAATCCAGAATTTACTTAATATCagattaatttgaatattcaaAACCCTAATGTGATTCTTGTATCAATTATTCCAATGTTTCTCAATATTCCAACCCTAAGATTTGTTCATGCAATTTCTCCTCCAATTAATTCGATTTCCCACATAACGCGACCATTAATAATAATCCACAACTACATTATCATGTAAAATTCATGCTCTCCAATCATAATAGCCCAGAACAACAAAAGAACCTAAATCGAGCCAATCTCGCTCGCATCGcttggcgggtgttcatcaccgctagACCATTCATcaaaaaaacccaaaaaatggGTTAGcactagggatgacaacgggtcgggtcgggcacggatagtgcctacccgcaactcgacctgtaaaaaaaaaaaatcgcatGTTACCTGCCTGTTTATCTACCGGGTATCCGTTTAAAAAATACCtgtagatatttttaaaacccgcgggtacccgtggatacccgatacccgcaaatatttaaaaaaatatatattttataaattttttaatataaaattataaaaataaattataaattaaattaaattataattataattaaatttgacataataaaatatactattaattttaattttaattaaatttaacttaataaaatataaattaaattttaattttaatttttttgcaagTAACGGGTACCCGCAGGTACAGATAGTATGATACTCGTACCtgacccg
Encoded here:
- the LOC114164195 gene encoding O-fucosyltransferase 38 — its product is MVSRGSYGSGGLLTGRFHARKLSPSVITFYTIFIFAFSIIVFLFYVRNISLDQDPRRPFISRQSNSHQVPELHVHDKKQLWDSPFNHGLHQCVERTTKYKAAKGFDRYLTVKSNGGLNQMRTGISDMVAVAHMMNATLVVPQLDKRSFWKDSSVFSDIFDELHFIQSLKDDIRIVSELPKSLEGIPRARKHFTSWAGFGYYTDMTRLWSDYQVIHVAKSDSRLANNDLPLDIQRLRCRAMYQALRFSPPIENLGKRLVDRLRSQGGRYIALHLRYEKDMLSFTGCSYGLTDAESEELRILRENTNYWKVKEINSTEQRIGGFCPLTPKEVGIFLHALGYPPSTPIYIAAGEIYGGNTHLSELSSRFPNLIFKESLATPEELKDFTNHASQTAALDYIICVESDVFVPSYSGNMARAVEGHRRFLGHRKTINPDRKVLVGIFDMVETGVLEEGTELSQMVQRMHKNRQGAPRKRHGSPPGVKGRARFKTEESFYENPYPECICGSKSKLEIT